From the genome of Melitaea cinxia chromosome 12, ilMelCinx1.1, whole genome shotgun sequence, one region includes:
- the LOC123658703 gene encoding uncharacterized protein LOC123658703, with protein MSKSNKTTEDSENKSSFDTQLVIMEQKRNAIFSYLQEIFDMSKNVSTRPSLREDFLDASSNIDTLRSEFNKIVEDYNSRLLLLNPSAKPEFGSLTSFERLYSRVKRLVSEYTGGEKIAKDDDPRRLKPYLPPIQLVSFDGCDLKAWSLFYTNFKTIIHENQTLTDAEKLYYLMGKLSGKAKLACAGITPSAENYQLIFKTLVDKFEDKRFLATSYLDQIYNIKAMSNATPTNLENFLDTFASSVAALKNLNLDNLADFLFLYLAQKKLDPETVRLFELNKHNSDIPLYDDFVAFLREHIKVLQRTSGKQDVPKGAERKADTASKPHKPSKSTHTYTTTATTPVQSFCSLCNSQHEHLYNCSAFHKMSVEDRFKFVKANNLCINCFGNHRLASCSSKSRCRWCASPHHSMIHRNSANVNSAFVNSASSGATSGATPSQKAPGATVHHPATTITAGNDTSKSQSSDSPARSNDVSICSLSSSNISRSPTTVLLATARVIVFDAKGKEYSVHALLDSASQSNFVSRSLCERLGLQASKNPSCSVVKGIGGTTKPIQGSVSIRFFSRFDLSVCFDIDSLVVDKVTERLPTVPVDIANLINFNNLPLADDSYFIPGDIDLLVGASIFPHLLLSRKVQGQSDLTSPLALETVLGYVIVGSAPVRVDSCATVSYCCATDPLDTAVRKFWQMEEVNAPKALSPDDTACEEIYSNTTTREADGRYVVALPFKGDVLSLGDSLKKAKTRFFCLERKMLASPKLKEAYDSVILEYLDKGYISRASSDTEATQSLPSYTISHHGVIREDKLTSKLRVVLDASSKTTTQVSLNDILYNGQNLQGNLFNIIVNFRLYGIALSADIRQMFLCIGIRPCDRRFQRILYRFSPQEPLKVYEFNRVCFGLKSSPFHALRTVKQLLLDEGASYPRAKETVDTGLYMDDFVYSVDSEHDAISTAAEVIALLKAGQFDLVKWMSNSQKVLDAIPLSHRLSAVKEFDDSEPHKVLGLCWSPATDYFSLKISVPAESCTKRTILSCVAKIWDVMGFVAPVVLYAKLLIKQLWLCECDWDDVPPEHIIEQWSRFKKELPLLSELKIPRHVGIVTGDIVTIVGFADASEKAYGGVVYFHVKDGRGLRRNSVFLITAKSKVSPRKVVSLARLELCAILTLSSLITRVVEACNNRINIDRILAFSDSTVALCWVHSSPHRWDTFVANRVTKIQNEFPVQTFFHVQGTENPADCLSRGLTPAQIIDHPLWFSGPEWLETDPNLWPVTAFNPSTVSQPPEEKKHVLLAAEGSEGNLIISLADRFSSWSKFLRCVVYVCRFAKLLPRRETVTASDLDYAENLILREIQHSYFANEIANLQSGKYCSPTFQRLKPFLQDKIIRVGGRLRNADISFDTKHPIILPRKGHILDLLVDYHHKVNCHAGPDLLMSILRQRYWILSARNLIRSRVHKCLPCFRLRAKPNFPEMADHRSCRVTPAVKPFLHTGTDYAGPFKVTISRGRGIRPAKAYVCLFVCLTTRAVHIEVASDLSTASFLGAFKRFQARRGLVARVHSDNATNYVCAKRTLSELHDFLMSKHFRSEFGHILAENRIEWSLNVPTACHFGGNWEANIKSLKAHLYRVIGDQILTLEEFSTVLAQIEAVMNSRPLCRTLSNDPSESLALTPAHFLTLTPLKYLPAQEIEEGPLHLLSRQELIDKLVQSFWKRWKADYLHTLQTRNKWNTPTNPIAKGDVVIIIVDNAPPLHWPLGVVEEVFPGSNGVTRIVRVRTATGTYLRPVVRLCPLPKQ; from the coding sequence ATGTCAAAGAGTAACAAAACGACAGAGGATTCCGAAAATAAGAGTAGTTTTGATACTCAATTAGTTATAATGGAGCAAAAACGCAATGCGATATTTAGCTATCTAcaagaaatttttgatatgtcaAAAAATGTTAGTACTAGACCTTCATTACGGGAGGACTTCCTCGACGCTAGTTCTAACATAGACACATTGCGTtccgaatttaacaaaatagtggAAGACTATAACAGTCGCTTATTATTGCTAAACCCTTCAGCGAAACCGGAGTTCGGTAGCCTAACGTCATTTGAACGCCTATACAGCCGAGTTAAGCGTTTAGTCTCTGAGTATACGGGAGGTGAAAAAATTGCAAAGGATGATGACCCGCGAAGACTGAAACCTTACTTACCTCCGATTCAATTGGTATCGTTCGATGGTTGCGACTTGAAGGCATGGAGTctgttttatacaaacttcaaaACAATCATACATGAGAACCAGACTCTTACCGACGCCGAAAAGTTATACTACCTTATGGGGAAATTATCCGGAAAGGCCAAATTGGCCTGCGCTGGAATCACGCCATCCGCGGAAAATTATCAACTAATTTTCAAAACGTTAGTTGATAAATTTGAAGATAAACGTTTTTTGGCAACTTCGTACTTAgatcaaatttataatattaaggcGATGTCAAACGCGACTCCGACCAACCTTGAAAATTTTTTGGACACTTTTGCATCGTCGGTTGCCgcgcttaaaaatttaaatttagacaaTCTGGCTgacttcttatttttatatctcgCTCAAAAGAAGTTAGATCCGGAAACTGTCCGCCTCTTcgagttaaataaacataatagcGACATACCTTTGTATGACGATTTTGTTGCTTTCCTCCGCGAACACATTAAGGTATTACAACGCACTTCTGGGAAACAGGATGTTCCGAAAGGTGCTGAACGAAAAGCGGATACGGCTTCTAAGCCACACAAACCGTCCAAGTCGACGCATACATATACCACTACCGCGACTACGCCTGTACAGAGTTTCTGCTCGCTCTGTAATTCACAACACGAGCATCTTTATAATTGTTCCGCTTTTCATAAGATGTCTGTTGAAGATCGTTTCAAGTTTGTTAAGGCGAACAACCtttgtataaattgttttgGGAACCACCGGTTAGCTTCTTGCTCCAGTAAGTCGCGGTGTCGCTGGTGTGCATCTCCTCATCACAGTATGATCCACAGGAATTCCGCCAATGTAAATTCCGCATTTGTAAATTCCGCGTCTTCTGGTGCAACTTCTGGTGCCACTCCTTCGCAGAAGGCGCCCGGTGCTACCGTGCACCATCCTGCTACTACCATCACTGCTGGCAACGACACCAGTAAGTCACAATCTTCAGATTCACCCGCACGCTCCAATGACGTATCGATTTGTTCATTGTCGAGTTCTAATATCTCTCGCTCACCAACTACGGTGCTGCTCGCCACCGCACGCGTTATTGTCTTCGATGCCAAAGGGAAAGAATATTCTGTGCACGCATTATTGGACAGTGCTTCACAGAGTAACTTCGTCAGTCGTAGTTTATGCGAACGGTTAGGTTTACAAGCAAGTAAGAATCCAAGCTGTTCGGTAGTTAAAGGGATTGGAGGTACAACCAAACCGATTCAAGGCTCAGTTTCGATAAGGTTCTTTTCTAGGTTCGATCTCAGCGTTTGTTTCGACATAGACTCGCTCGTTGTAGACAAGGTCACAGAACGCTTGCCCACAGTCCCCGTAGATATtgcgaatttaataaatttcaataatttaccTTTGGCAGACGACAGTTACTTCATTCCAGGAGACATTGATCTGCTGGTTGGAGCCTCAATATTTCCGCATCTCTTGTTGTCACGTAAGGTTCAAGGTCAATCTGATCTTACCTCGCCGCTAGCTCTGGAAACGGTGTTAGGCTACGTTATCGTCGGCTCTGCTCCTGTTCGTGTTGACAGTTGCGCGACGGTTTCTTACTGTTGTGCTACAGATCCCTTAGACACCGCCGTGCGTAAATTTTGGCAGATGGAAGAGGTGAACGCACCGAAAGCATTAAGTCCAGACGACACGGCGTGTGAAGAAATTTATAGCAACACGACCACTCGCGAAGCGGACGGACGGTACGTGGTCGCACTCCCTTTTAAGGGTGACGTACTGTCGTTAGGCGATTCTCTTAAAAAGGCTAAAACCCGCTTCTTTTGCTTAGAGCGCAAAATGTTAGCGTCGCCTAAGCTTAAAGAGGCCTACGACAGCGTGATCCTGGAATACCTAGACAAAGGATATATCTCCCGCGCATCCTCGGACACGGAGGCAACGCAGAGTTTGCCATCGTACACGATTTCGCATCATGGTGTCATAAGGGAAGACAAGTTGACCTCTAAATTGCGCGTGGTTCTGGACGCTAGTTCCAAAACAACCACACAAGTTTCCCTCAATGACATTCTGTACAATGGTCAGAATCTGCAGGGCAACTTATTCAATATTATCGTTAATTTCCGCTTATATGGTATCGCTCTTTCCGCTGACATTCGTCAAATGTTCCTTTGCATTGGAATTCGTCCATGCGATCGAAGGTTTCAACGCATTTTGTATCGCTTTTCCCCGCAAGAACCTTTAAAGGTTTATGAATTTAACCGCGTTTGTTTCGGACTTAAGTCAAGTCCGTTTCATGCTCTGCGTACAGTGAAGCAACTCCTTTTAGATGAAGGTGCTTCATACCCACGCGCTAAAGAAACCGTAGATACGGGGTTGTATATGGACGACTTCGTCTACAGCGTCGATAGTGAACACGATGCTATCTCCACCGCTGCCGAAGTGATTGCTCTCCTGAAAGCTGGTCAGTTTGACCTTGTGAAGTGGATGAGTAATTCACAAAAGGTTTTAGACGCAATTCCGCTGTCTCATCGGCTTTCCGCAGTTAAAGAATTCGACGATTCTGAACCACATAAGGTACTCGGCTTATGTTGGTCACCCGCTACAGACTATTTCAGTCTTAAGATTAGTGTTCCCGCTGAATCATGTACTAAACGTACAATTTTGTCATGTGTCGCTAAAATATGGGACGTCATGGGTTTCGTTGCTCCCGTCGTCTTATACGCAAAGCTTCTTATCAAACAACTTTGGTTGTGCGAATGTGATTGGGACGATGTACCTCCTGAACATATTATTGAACAGTGGTCCCGTTTCAAGAAGGAACTACCCTTGCTAAGTGAATTGAAAATTCCACGGCATGTAGGCATCGTCACTGGCGATATCGTAACAATCGTGGGGTTCGCGGACGCGAGCGAAAAGGCCTATGGAGGAGTAGTTTATTTCCACGTAAAAGATGGCAGAGGCCTTCGCAGGAATTCAGTATTTTTGATAACTGCTAAATCCAAAGTCTCGCCTCGTAAAGTCGTATCACTAGCGCGATTGGAGCTTTGTGCGATCCTTACACTAAGCAGCTTAATTACAAGGGTAGTTGAAGCCTGCAACAACCGCATTAATATCGACCGCATTCTCGCTTTTTCGGATTCAACGGTGGCATTGTGCTGGGTGCATTCTTCACCTCATCGTTGGGACACTTTCGTGGCCAACAGGGTCACCAAAATTCAAAATGAGTTTCCCGTTCAAACTTTTTTTCATGTGCAAGGCACTGAAAATCCCGCCGATTGTTTGTCGCGAGGTCTTACACCCGCACAAATAATTGATCACCCGCTTTGGTTCTCTGGCCCTGAGTGGCTTGAAACGGATCCAAATCTTTGGCCTGTTACCGCTTTCAATCCTTCCACGGTGTCACAGCCTCCGGAAGAAAAGAAACATGTTCTTCTCGCTGCAGAAGGCAGCGAAGGAAATCTAATAATTTCGCTCGCAGATCGCTTCTCATCATGGTCGAAGTTTTTACGTTGTGTAGTTTACGTTTGTCGTTTCGCTAAGCTGCTACCGCGTCGTGAAACAGTGACTGCGTCGGATCTGGATTAcgctgaaaatttaattttgcgtGAAATACAGCACTCTTACTTCGCAAACGAAATTGCCAATTTACAATCAGGCAAATATTGCAGCCCAACGTTTCAACGCCTCAAACCTTTCCTTCAGGATAAAATCATAAGAGTTGGAGGTCGTTTGAGAAACGCCGATATAAGCTTCGATACAAAACATCCGATCATTCTGCCGCGAAAGGGTCATATATTAGATCTTCTGGTTGATTATCATCATAAAGTCAATTGCCATGCCGGTCCAGATTTGTTGATGTCCATACTCCGTCAGAGATATTGGATTTTATCCGCTCGCAATTTAATTCGAAGCCGGGTACACAAATGTCTACCCTGCTTTAGACTCCGCGCTAAACCAAATTTTCCGGAAATGGCAGATCACCGCTCGTGTCGAGTTACGCCGGCCGTTAAGCCTTTTTTGCACACTGGCACTGATTACGCAGGCCCCTTTAAAGTGACTATATCTCGCGGCCGCGGAATTCGACCAGCAAAGGCATACGTTTGTCTATTCGTGTGCTTAACCACTCGCGCTGTACATATAGAAGTTGCGAGCGATTTAAGCACAGCTAGCTTCCTCGGAGCATTTAAACGCTTTCAGGCGCGCCGAGGCCTCGTCGCTCGCGTGCACTCTGATAATGCGACGAATTACGTATGTGCCAAGCGCACGCTATCTGAATTGCACGACTTTTTAATGTCAAAACACTTCAGGTCTGAATTTGGTCACATACTTGCAGAAAACCGCATCGAATGGTCACTGAACGTTCCAACTGCTTGTCATTTTGGTGGCAATTGGGAGGCCAACATTAAAAGTCTCAAAGCTCATTTATATCGGGTGATAGGCGACCAAATTCTGACCTTGGAGGAGTTCAGTACTGTGCTTGCTCAAATCGAGGCAGTCATGAACTCTCGTCCATTGTGCCGCACACTATCGAACGATCCATCGGAATCTCTCGCGTTGACACCGGCTCACTTTCTCACCCTCACCCCTTTAAAATACTTACCGGCTCAGGAGATAGAAGAAGGTCCGTTACATTTGCTTTCGCGTCAAGAATTGATCGATAAACTTGTTCAGTCGTTCTGGAAACGATGGAAGGCTGACTACTTACATACACTACAGACTCGAAATAAATGGAACACTCCAACCAATCCGATCGCTAAGGGGGATGTGGTAATAATTATAGTCGATAATGCACCGCCACTTCACTGGCCGTTAGGGGTAGTTGAGGAAGTCTTCCCTGGATCGAATGGTGTCACGCGTATTGTTCGCGTTCGTACCGCTACAGGAACGTATTTGCGTCCTGTAGTGCGTCTTTGTCCACTACCTAAACAGTAA